A portion of the Lolium rigidum isolate FL_2022 chromosome 1, APGP_CSIRO_Lrig_0.1, whole genome shotgun sequence genome contains these proteins:
- the LOC124706823 gene encoding galactoside 2-alpha-L-fucosyltransferase-like translates to MNTDGSRGGPDLLEIEEATSFTVKKAKKPSIVCVTRWSSVVNAVVVALIMMMPPVLLIFSGHLDDPAVWIKSAVAGLGARRESRKDVLLGGLLLPGFDEQSCASRYQSVYYRKNMTRSPTPYLIERLREQEALQRRCGPGTEPYTRASERLKSGEKNVDTVDGCSYLVLLAYRGLGNRILATASAFLYAMLTNRVLLVDRAKTLGDIFCEPFPGTTWLLPLDFPLEGYSDLSEEAAESYANVTLRNNTGPASSEHRFVYITLDHGASAANRLAYCDDHRQFLHRVQWVVLRTDCYIAPSLFLNPAYQEELHRMFPRKDAVFYVISRYLLHPTNDVWGMVTRFYDSYLKNADETLGIQIRVLDEDTPPQNILDQILACTSQEHLLPGVVVAGAGGVPPPLQTRARTKAVLVTGLSGWHHDRIREMYWQSATADGEVVSVHQPSHEEFQEFFLAMHDMKALAEMYLLSMTDAIVTSGWSTFGYVGSGLGGLTPYLMMRPVHRKLPDTRCKRAMSMEPCSQGPAYFECTRKEYNMVLHTNNMVPHVQACEDMAWGLKLTEPIAEKEV, encoded by the exons ATGAACACCGATGGCAGCAGGGGAGGGCCGGATTTGTTAGAGATTGAGGAGGCAACGTCGTTCACGGTTAAGAAGGCGAAGAAGCCGTCCATTGTCTGCGTCACACGATGGAGCTCGGTGGTGAACGCTGTGGTGGTGGCCTTGATCATGATGATGCCACCCGTCCTCCTCATCTTCAGCGGCCACCTCGACGATCCGGCGGTATGGATCAAGTCCGCCGTGGCCGGCTTAGGAGCTCGACGAG AATCAAGGAAGGACGTGCTTCTGGGTGGCCTGCTCCTTCCAGGATTCGACGAACAGTCCTGCGCCAGCCGGTACCAGTCCGTGTACTACCGCAAGAACATGACGCGCTCCCCGACGCCCTATCTCATCGAGCGGCTAAGGGAGCAGGAGGCGCTGCAGCGGCGGTGCGGGCCAGGCACCGAGCCATACACGAGAGCTTCGGAGCGGCTGAAATCCGGGGAGAAGAACGTTGACACCGTCGACGGCTGCAGCTACCTTGTGCTGCTAGCATACCGCGGCCTGGGCAACCGGATACTCGCCACCGCCTCGGCCTTCCTCTACGCCATGCTCACCAACCGCGTGCTGCTCGTCGACCGGGCCAAGACCCTGGGCGACATCTTCTGCGAGCCGTTCCCGGGGACGACATGGCTGCTCCCTCTCGACTTCCCGCTGGAGGGGTACAGCGACCTGAGCGAGGAGGCGGCAGAGAGCTACGCGAACGTGACGCTGCGCAACAACACCGGGCCAGCGTCGTCGGAGCACCGCTTCGTGTACATCACCCTCGACCACGGCGCCAGCGCGGCCAACAGGCTCGCCTACTGCGACGACCACCGGCAGTTCCTCCACCGGGTGCAATGGGTGGTCCTGAGGACGGACTGCTACATCGCGCCCAGCCTCTTCCTCAACCCGGCGTACCAGGAGGAGCTCCACCGGATGTTCCCCAGGAAGGACGCCGTGTTCTACGTCATctcgcggtacctcctccacccgaCGAACGACGTCTGGGGCATGGTCACGCGGTTCTACGACTCCTACCTCAAGAACGCCGACGAGACGCTGGGCATTCAGATCAGGGTATTGGACGAAGACACGCCGCCCCAAAACATCTTGGATCAGATCCTCGCGTGCACGTCGCAGGAGCACCTGCTTCCGGGCGTGGTGGTGGCGGGCGCCGGAGGAGTGCCGCCGCCGCTCCAGACCCGTGCCCGAACTAAGGCCGTCCTGGTCACAGGGCTCAGCGGGTGGCACCACGACAGAATCCGGGAGATGTACTGGCAGTCGGCGACCGCTGACGGCGAGGTGGTGAGCGTGCACCAGCCGAGCCACGAGGAATTCCAGGAGTTCTTCCTGGCCATGCACGACATGAAGGCGCTGGCCGAGATGTACCTGCTGAGCATgaccgacgccatcgtcaccagcGGCTGGTCGACGTTCGGTTATGTTGGCAGCGGGCTCGGCGGGCTCACGCCGTACCTCATGATGAGGCCTGTGCACCGGAAGCTGCCCGACACAAGATGCAAACGGGCCATGTCTATGGAGCCGTGCTCTCAGGGGCCAGCATACTTCGAGTGCACCAGGAAAGAATACAATATGGTCCTCCACACCAATAATATGGTGCCTCATGTCCAGGCTTGCGAAGACATGGCTTGGGGATTAAAACTCACTGAGCCCATAGCCGAGAAGGAAGTGTAG